A region from the Oceanidesulfovibrio marinus genome encodes:
- a CDS encoding DUF1844 domain-containing protein, giving the protein MADENSTPKDETRAGEAQTGAGECHSGQHDCPYPQVTFSTFILSLSSSALVHLGEVPDPDTGQTMENLPLAKHTVDIIAMLKEKTSSCLDADEAKLIDGILYELRMKYVMHRK; this is encoded by the coding sequence ATGGCAGACGAGAATTCCACACCCAAGGACGAGACCCGGGCGGGCGAGGCCCAGACCGGCGCAGGCGAGTGCCATTCCGGCCAGCACGACTGCCCCTACCCGCAGGTCACCTTTTCCACATTCATCCTCTCCCTGAGCTCTTCGGCGCTGGTCCACCTGGGCGAAGTGCCCGATCCGGACACCGGCCAGACCATGGAGAACCTGCCGCTGGCCAAGCACACCGTCGACATCATCGCCATGCTCAAGGAAAAGACCAGCTCCTGCCTGGACGCCGACGAGGCCAAGCTCATCGACGGCATTCTCTATGAACTGCGCATGAAGTACGTCATGCACCGCAAGTAA
- the argC gene encoding N-acetyl-gamma-glutamyl-phosphate reductase, which yields MERIPVGLVGVTGYTGMELARILAHHPSFELVTATSRAEAGKKLVDIYPFLQGMDMGSIEISQPDPDQIAKACSLVFLAVPHGAAMDMAAELIARDVKVVDLSADFRLRDAAVYAQWYGLEHRHVALIQEAVYGLPELYADAIARARLIANPGCYPTSVILGLLPLLRHDLIETDSIVADSKSGATGAGRKAATGTLFCEVSDSFRAYNLGKHRHTPEIEQELSRIAGSSLTVSFNPHLLPINRGILTTLYTRTTGETPTAESIHELYTDAYAEHEFVRVLPLGRLPETRWVRGTMYCDIGLVCDTRTNRVIVVSAIDNLCRGASGQAVACANLMSDFPLSEGLAMAPLMP from the coding sequence ATCGAGCGCATCCCCGTCGGCCTGGTAGGCGTGACGGGCTATACCGGCATGGAGCTCGCGCGCATCCTGGCGCACCACCCTTCTTTCGAGCTGGTCACCGCCACCTCCCGCGCCGAGGCCGGCAAGAAGCTGGTGGATATCTATCCCTTCCTCCAGGGGATGGACATGGGCTCCATCGAGATCAGCCAGCCCGACCCGGACCAGATCGCCAAGGCCTGCTCCCTGGTCTTTCTGGCCGTGCCGCACGGCGCTGCCATGGACATGGCCGCCGAGCTCATCGCCCGCGACGTGAAGGTGGTGGACCTCTCGGCCGACTTCCGGCTGCGCGACGCCGCCGTCTACGCCCAGTGGTACGGCCTGGAGCATCGCCACGTCGCGCTGATCCAGGAGGCTGTTTACGGCCTGCCGGAGCTCTACGCCGACGCCATCGCCAGAGCGCGGCTCATCGCCAACCCCGGCTGCTACCCCACCTCCGTCATCCTGGGCCTGCTGCCGCTTCTGCGCCACGACCTGATCGAGACAGACTCCATCGTGGCCGACTCCAAGTCCGGGGCCACGGGCGCCGGCCGCAAGGCCGCCACAGGCACGCTGTTCTGCGAGGTCTCGGACTCCTTCCGCGCCTACAACCTGGGCAAGCACCGCCACACCCCGGAGATCGAGCAGGAACTCTCGCGCATCGCGGGCTCGTCGCTCACTGTCTCCTTCAACCCGCACCTTCTGCCCATCAACCGCGGCATCCTGACCACGCTGTACACGCGCACCACAGGTGAAACGCCCACGGCCGAGTCCATCCACGAGCTCTATACGGACGCCTACGCCGAGCACGAGTTCGTCCGGGTTCTGCCCCTGGGCCGGCTGCCGGAAACGCGCTGGGTGCGCGGCACCATGTACTGCGACATCGGTCTGGTCTGTGATACGCGCACAAACCGCGTCATCGTGGTTTCGGCCATCGACAACCTGTGCCGCGGTGCATCCGGCCAGGCCGTGGCTTGCGCGAACCTTATGAGCGATTTCCCCCTGTCCGAGGGGCTCGCCATGGCGCCGCTGATGCCGTGA